One part of the candidate division TA06 bacterium genome encodes these proteins:
- a CDS encoding glycosyltransferase: protein MKIFFASYLGANWMSGWQRACALENLGHQVTRFCYDRYDRKTGWGGKIIAKLLPRPFDSQILSLFNKEFYQSLSQYKPDVAWIEKPLLLLPDTLSSCRALLPNCVFVCFQDDDPFGFRNKEEHQWRYFKQILPLFDFHLLKKNVDLEEFPRHGAKRVIKFRGGYFGQIFRPYDLNSLDAQYKWPVSFVGTALDKRIDTVKEIVERYNIDLHVCGNSWNRHLVYYLHRERFHPAVHGEGYAKTIAGSKISLGFVSFSNRDEFSMRSFEIPACRGFFLGQRTGVHRELYREGVEAEFFDGAEECADKIRFYLSHDSAREKVASAGYKRCIESDYSLEGSLRQALKQIIGSSR, encoded by the coding sequence ATGAAAATTTTCTTTGCCAGTTACTTGGGCGCTAATTGGATGTCCGGCTGGCAACGGGCCTGCGCTTTGGAAAACCTGGGACATCAAGTAACCAGATTTTGCTATGATCGCTATGACAGAAAGACCGGATGGGGGGGGAAAATAATCGCCAAATTGTTGCCCCGACCATTTGATTCTCAAATATTGTCCCTTTTTAACAAAGAGTTTTACCAATCGTTATCCCAATATAAGCCGGATGTGGCTTGGATCGAAAAGCCCCTTTTGTTGCTTCCCGATACGCTTAGTAGCTGCCGGGCATTATTGCCCAACTGTGTTTTTGTGTGCTTTCAAGATGACGACCCGTTTGGTTTTCGTAACAAGGAAGAACATCAATGGCGCTATTTTAAACAGATCCTGCCCCTGTTTGACTTTCACCTGCTTAAAAAGAACGTTGATCTGGAGGAATTTCCCAGGCACGGGGCGAAGAGGGTTATAAAATTCCGGGGCGGGTATTTCGGCCAGATATTCAGACCCTATGACCTTAATTCGCTTGACGCACAATATAAATGGCCGGTTTCCTTTGTCGGCACGGCCCTGGATAAAAGGATAGATACAGTAAAGGAAATAGTGGAACGTTATAACATAGACCTCCATGTATGCGGGAATTCATGGAACCGGCATTTGGTCTATTACCTTCACCGAGAGCGGTTTCATCCCGCAGTTCACGGCGAGGGTTACGCCAAAACTATTGCCGGCAGCAAGATATCCCTGGGGTTTGTGTCTTTTTCCAACCGGGATGAGTTCAGCATGAGGAGTTTTGAGATACCGGCCTGCCGGGGTTTCTTTCTGGGGCAGAGGACAGGGGTCCATCGGGAATTATACCGGGAGGGCGTGGAGGCGGAATTTTTTGACGGTGCCGAGGAATGCGCCGACAAAATACGCTTTTATCTGTCCCATGATTCGGCCAGGGAAAAGGTCGCTTCGGCCGGATACAAAAGATGCATAGAGTCAGATTACAGCCTGGAGGGCAGCCTAAGACAGGCCCTGAAGCAGATAATCGGAAGCAGCCGATGA
- a CDS encoding glycosyltransferase: MPVSLEIPVIDNGVEIRYFSIQHPKFWGTSLPLGLALRRDLPAYDIIHIHSLYLFHDLTAGQLCRKYRVPYIIRPHGTLDPYIYKRHRLRKRIMEILFENRNIKGAAALHYTTEEEMLLAKPYVFNSPGVVVPNGLNLGEYEKLPPPGAFRQLFPQVGDKRLILFLGRINFKKGLDILVPAFAGALKSFPNLHLVVAGPDNDGYGQKVRVWLKEQNILDRATFTGMLEGRDKLAAFRDAEMFVLPSYTENFGISVLEAMACGVPVVVSDKVNIWREIKGAGAGLVVPTEPESLAEAITVLLNDQASTRQMGQAGQKLVRENYQWTMIAQKLEQAYVSLSGKV; this comes from the coding sequence TTGCCAGTTTCGCTTGAGATCCCCGTGATTGATAACGGCGTTGAGATCAGATATTTTTCCATTCAGCATCCGAAATTCTGGGGCACTTCTTTGCCCCTGGGCCTGGCTTTAAGGCGCGATCTGCCAGCATACGATATAATCCATATTCATTCGTTATACTTATTTCACGATCTAACAGCAGGCCAACTGTGCCGCAAATACCGGGTGCCGTATATAATCCGGCCCCATGGCACCTTGGACCCCTACATTTACAAGCGGCATCGCCTGAGAAAAAGGATTATGGAGATATTGTTTGAAAACCGGAACATCAAGGGCGCCGCTGCTCTACACTATACCACCGAAGAGGAGATGCTTCTGGCCAAGCCGTATGTTTTTAACTCTCCGGGGGTGGTTGTTCCCAACGGATTGAATTTGGGGGAATATGAGAAATTGCCTCCGCCCGGCGCTTTCAGACAATTGTTCCCCCAAGTTGGCGATAAACGCTTGATCCTTTTTCTGGGAAGGATAAATTTCAAAAAGGGATTGGATATACTAGTGCCGGCCTTTGCCGGGGCATTAAAATCGTTTCCCAATCTTCATTTGGTTGTTGCTGGTCCGGATAACGACGGCTATGGACAGAAGGTTCGTGTTTGGCTTAAGGAACAGAATATACTTGACAGGGCAACCTTCACCGGGATGCTGGAGGGCCGGGATAAATTGGCCGCTTTTCGGGATGCCGAGATGTTTGTCCTGCCGTCCTATACCGAAAATTTCGGGATATCGGTTTTAGAAGCCATGGCCTGCGGTGTCCCGGTAGTGGTATCGGATAAGGTTAATATATGGCGCGAAATAAAGGGGGCCGGGGCGGGGCTGGTGGTGCCTACCGAGCCGGAATCTCTTGCCGAGGCAATAACTGTCCTATTAAACGACCAGGCTTCGACCAGGCAGATGGGACAAGCCGGACAAAAATTGGTCAGGGAAAATTATCAATGGACGATGATTGCCCAAAAATTAGAACAGGCTTATGTCTCTTTATCCGGTAAAGTATAA
- a CDS encoding methyltransferase domain-containing protein: protein MNNKETFYPESRFGGFTDIDGTVAFYNRVNSLLAPAQVVLDIGCGRGSFKEDQVTLRKNLRILKGKVARVIGIDVDQNAKENPFIDEFRLMQDYPWPIDNDSVDLIICDNVLEHIDAPDRFFGEIHRVLSNGGFLCLRTPNRWSYFAIAATIIPNKYHAKVTAIAQKGRKDEDVFPAFYKCNSINKLKRIFKKSGFNYIVYGYEAEPSYLSFSKLAYFFGVLHQRFAPGFLKPAIFAFGRISKESNLYK, encoded by the coding sequence ATGAATAATAAGGAAACTTTTTATCCCGAATCCCGTTTTGGCGGATTTACAGATATTGATGGTACAGTGGCGTTTTACAATAGGGTTAATTCACTGCTTGCTCCCGCACAGGTGGTCCTTGATATTGGATGCGGCAGAGGGTCTTTTAAAGAAGACCAGGTAACACTTAGAAAAAACCTCAGAATTTTGAAAGGGAAAGTAGCAAGGGTTATTGGAATTGATGTCGATCAAAATGCTAAGGAAAATCCATTTATAGATGAATTTCGTCTTATGCAGGATTATCCTTGGCCGATAGATAATGACTCTGTCGATCTGATTATTTGTGATAATGTTTTAGAACATATTGATGCTCCCGATCGTTTTTTTGGGGAAATTCACCGGGTGTTAAGTAATGGCGGCTTTTTGTGCCTGCGGACCCCCAATCGGTGGAGTTACTTTGCGATAGCTGCCACTATTATTCCCAACAAGTATCATGCAAAAGTTACGGCTATTGCTCAGAAGGGCAGGAAAGATGAAGATGTGTTTCCCGCGTTTTATAAATGTAACAGTATCAATAAACTAAAGCGCATCTTCAAAAAAAGTGGTTTTAATTATATCGTCTATGGCTACGAAGCTGAGCCAAGCTATCTTTCATTTTCGAAACTGGCATATTTTTTTGGTGTTTTGCATCAAAGGTTTGCTCCGGGATTTCTTAAACCGGCAATATTCGCATTTGGAAGAATAAGCAAAGAGTCCAACCTCTATAAATAA
- a CDS encoding class I SAM-dependent methyltransferase: MMKNGGSIITDYGWKDDAPTQAHSYLWPAICRQLPAKPANVFDIGCGNGYISSLIADKGHNVTGIDCSSDGIEIAKARYLNAKFEVGSAYDNLDDIALNIDLIISVEVIEHLYNPKIFIDNIFKNLHLGEK, from the coding sequence ATGATGAAAAACGGAGGTAGCATTATTACTGACTATGGATGGAAGGATGATGCTCCTACCCAGGCGCATAGCTACCTTTGGCCGGCTATTTGCCGACAGTTGCCTGCTAAACCGGCTAACGTTTTCGATATAGGTTGTGGCAACGGCTATATTTCTTCTTTGATAGCGGATAAAGGGCATAATGTAACGGGCATAGATTGTTCGTCTGACGGTATTGAAATTGCTAAGGCACGATATCTCAACGCTAAGTTTGAAGTCGGGTCTGCTTATGATAATCTTGATGATATAGCACTAAATATAGATTTGATAATATCGGTTGAGGTTATTGAACATCTTTATAATCCCAAAATATTTATCGACAATATCTTTAAAAATCTTCATCTTGGGGAAAAGTAG
- a CDS encoding glycosyltransferase family 2 protein codes for MTNQTVNNDPAPVSILVITRNEERNISSCLESLGWATELVVLDSFSTDATVSLAEKYGARVFQRQFDNFASHKNWAIDHIDFKNRWLLIVDADERVSLKLAREIESLLAAPSEHNGYYIARQNIFAGKWIRFGGWYPDWQLRLIKIGKARYENRIVHEHMMLEGSAGFLKNPLVHYDYKGIERYFNRHNTYSSMEAVEIYRSLNGLNNKGIIPEGFLSKGPARRRFLKNFAYRHLFARPLFKFIWMYFLKFGFLDGRIGFRFSMLHAFYDYQISLKLNELKDKNSPLYEKYKEYIEK; via the coding sequence ATGACAAATCAAACCGTTAATAATGATCCAGCCCCGGTCTCTATTCTAGTCATAACCAGAAATGAAGAGAGGAATATTAGTTCTTGCCTGGAAAGCCTTGGCTGGGCTACGGAACTGGTCGTTCTTGATTCCTTCAGCACCGATGCCACGGTCAGTTTAGCTGAAAAGTACGGGGCCAGGGTTTTTCAGCGGCAATTCGATAATTTTGCCTCCCATAAAAACTGGGCCATTGATCATATCGACTTTAAAAACCGGTGGCTGCTGATAGTAGATGCCGATGAGAGAGTAAGCCTCAAGCTGGCCCGGGAGATAGAGTCGTTGCTGGCGGCGCCGTCCGAACACAACGGCTATTATATCGCCCGCCAGAATATATTTGCCGGCAAATGGATTCGGTTTGGCGGCTGGTATCCCGACTGGCAGCTGCGGCTGATAAAAATCGGCAAGGCCCGATATGAGAACCGGATAGTTCATGAACATATGATGCTGGAAGGGTCTGCTGGTTTTTTGAAAAATCCGCTAGTACACTATGATTACAAGGGTATCGAAAGATATTTTAATCGCCATAATACTTACTCCAGTATGGAAGCAGTGGAAATTTACCGATCCCTTAATGGGTTGAACAATAAGGGTATCATTCCGGAGGGGTTTTTATCAAAGGGTCCAGCCCGACGAAGATTCCTGAAAAATTTTGCCTATCGGCACCTTTTTGCTCGCCCATTATTCAAGTTCATTTGGATGTATTTCCTGAAGTTTGGATTTTTAGACGGCAGGATAGGGTTTCGTTTTTCAATGCTGCATGCCTTTTATGATTATCAGATCAGCCTGAAGCTAAACGAGTTGAAAGACAAAAATTCGCCGCTATATGAAAAATATAAGGAATATATTGAAAAATGA
- a CDS encoding class I SAM-dependent methyltransferase, whose protein sequence is MTSPEGICLICGSKIETTVKNVFDTRFGIKGFYDVGKCLSCGLEQLFPRPDGNELKKLYEDHYNFQGGDSAKYRARRQKFLSSFLYRFWMFIDGDIAFYRTKGRGRLLDVGCNEGRGMIRYQRNGYTVEGLEINRVAAQAARSLGFMVHADPLESFQPSEAYDVAVLANVLEHSLAPADMLESIGDLLMPGGQVWISCPNGQSWYKKIFGRYWINWHPPFHLVHFSRTTLVKMLNREGFAVETVKNETPALWVAQSLIAAGFARLGIVTRQLRTAWLVGGAMLLIRLLFFPLLWLGNLLGRGDCLVIKAYRGKGD, encoded by the coding sequence ATGACTTCACCGGAAGGCATATGTTTGATCTGCGGGAGCAAAATTGAAACAACAGTTAAGAATGTGTTTGATACCAGATTTGGGATAAAGGGATTTTACGATGTCGGCAAATGCCTTTCCTGCGGCCTGGAACAACTGTTTCCCCGTCCGGACGGTAACGAACTGAAGAAGCTTTATGAGGATCACTATAATTTTCAGGGGGGCGATAGCGCGAAATACCGGGCCAGACGGCAGAAGTTCTTGTCTTCTTTTCTCTACAGGTTTTGGATGTTTATTGACGGCGATATCGCTTTTTACCGGACAAAGGGCCGGGGCCGGCTTTTGGATGTCGGCTGCAATGAGGGCCGGGGGATGATTCGGTACCAAAGAAACGGCTATACGGTTGAAGGGCTGGAGATCAACCGGGTGGCGGCCCAGGCCGCCCGGTCTCTGGGTTTTATGGTGCATGCCGATCCGCTGGAAAGCTTTCAGCCTTCGGAAGCATACGATGTAGCGGTGCTGGCCAATGTTTTGGAGCACTCATTGGCTCCGGCTGATATGCTTGAAAGCATCGGAGATCTGCTAATGCCCGGCGGCCAGGTTTGGATAAGCTGTCCCAACGGTCAAAGCTGGTATAAAAAAATTTTCGGCCGATACTGGATAAACTGGCATCCGCCGTTCCACCTTGTCCATTTTTCCCGGACGACCCTGGTCAAAATGTTGAACAGGGAAGGCTTTGCCGTAGAAACAGTAAAAAACGAGACCCCGGCGCTGTGGGTCGCCCAATCGCTGATAGCTGCCGGATTTGCCCGGCTGGGCATTGTCACGCGGCAGCTGCGTACAGCCTGGCTGGTGGGCGGCGCCATGCTCCTGATCCGCCTGCTGTTTTTTCCGCTGCTCTGGTTGGGGAACCTGCTGGGGAGAGGTGACTGCCTGGTGATAAAGGCTTATAGGGGTAAGGGCGATTGA
- a CDS encoding WcaI family glycosyltransferase, which yields MKILIYGLNFWPELTGIGKYTSEMAEWLAGRGHKVEVITTPPYYPMWKVPQGYTSLFYNKEQWGKVSICRCPLWVPDRPNGFKRVMHLLSFVLSSLPVLVYMAIAGRPDVIWTVEPAFLGVPGTWLAARLSGARCWLHVQDFEIDAAFGLGLLRGRILYKIMSVMERWLMARFDRISSISQAMVGKLKERGIGEGKSAPFSNWVDTALIRPLPREKSLRTEWGIPDDKTVVLYSGNMGKKQGLDLVLQPAGEFRNSHPGVIFLLVGEGAARREIAAEAERMGLDNILFKPLQPAAAMPALLASGDIHLVLQKRGVADLAMPSKLTGILAAGGAAILTADPGTEMYRAVSENNLGYIIEPESAPALAQALAELINNREMRDKFRKNARDYAEQYLDKNKILAAMEDELKAMPKARDHDR from the coding sequence TTGAAGATTCTGATATACGGACTAAATTTCTGGCCGGAATTGACCGGCATAGGAAAATACACCAGCGAAATGGCGGAATGGCTGGCCGGCCGGGGCCATAAAGTTGAGGTCATTACCACGCCGCCCTATTATCCTATGTGGAAGGTGCCACAGGGATACACCAGCCTCTTTTACAACAAAGAGCAGTGGGGTAAGGTGTCCATCTGCCGCTGTCCCCTATGGGTGCCGGACCGGCCCAACGGATTCAAGCGGGTGATGCACCTGTTGTCCTTCGTGCTGAGCAGTCTGCCGGTTCTCGTATATATGGCGATCGCCGGCCGGCCCGATGTCATCTGGACCGTGGAACCGGCCTTCCTGGGGGTTCCGGGAACCTGGCTGGCGGCCAGGCTGTCGGGGGCCCGCTGCTGGCTTCATGTCCAGGATTTTGAGATCGATGCCGCCTTTGGACTGGGGTTGTTAAGGGGGCGGATCCTTTATAAAATCATGTCGGTCATGGAACGGTGGCTGATGGCCCGCTTTGATAGAATTTCCAGCATTTCCCAGGCGATGGTGGGAAAGCTGAAAGAACGGGGAATAGGGGAGGGAAAATCGGCCCCGTTCTCCAATTGGGTTGACACTGCCCTGATCCGCCCGCTGCCCCGGGAAAAATCGCTCAGAACGGAATGGGGCATTCCGGACGATAAGACCGTGGTGCTGTATTCCGGCAATATGGGGAAAAAGCAGGGCTTGGACCTTGTGTTGCAACCTGCCGGAGAATTCAGGAACAGCCATCCCGGGGTCATCTTTTTATTGGTCGGCGAGGGAGCGGCCCGCCGGGAAATCGCCGCTGAGGCTGAAAGGATGGGTCTGGATAACATCCTGTTCAAGCCTCTCCAGCCTGCCGCAGCCATGCCGGCTCTGCTGGCCAGCGGGGACATCCATCTGGTTCTGCAGAAGAGGGGAGTGGCGGACCTGGCGATGCCCTCAAAATTGACAGGCATACTGGCCGCCGGGGGGGCGGCCATTTTGACGGCCGATCCAGGAACGGAAATGTATCGGGCCGTCAGCGAAAATAATCTGGGCTACATTATCGAGCCGGAGTCCGCTCCGGCCCTGGCCCAAGCCTTGGCTGAGTTGATCAATAACCGGGAGATGAGGGACAAATTCAGGAAAAACGCCAGGGATTATGCCGAGCAATACCTGGACAAGAATAAAATCCTTGCCGCGATGGAGGACGAATTAAAAGCAATGCCAAAGGCCCGCGATCACGACCGCTAA
- a CDS encoding glycosyltransferase, which yields MVTDINKARIALVHDYLNQYGGAERVLEAIHGLFPQAPVYTLLYDQAKLPDHFKLWEIRASFLNRMPGRRRHYQKMLPLFPLAIESFDLRDYDIVISSSNAWAKGAVTSGRTFHLCYIHTPMRFVRDWYHHIPFEHNALTNVFLLPLLNRIRGWDTASAARPDCYISNSNEVQDRVSKYYRRPSQVIYPPVNTDFFRPADAPPGGDYFLTVSRLKPYKRLDLAVKAFNEMDLKLTIVGEGSELNKLKKMAGPKIKLAGRVSDMQLLNYYQNCRALVFPGLEDFGIAPVEAQSCGRPVIAYGKGGCRETVIDKGTGILFSRQTEAGLMEAVRSFKPEDFDRQAIRRHALSFDRKIFVGKFTEMLANQYSNFIKKTA from the coding sequence ATGGTAACGGACATCAATAAAGCCAGGATAGCACTGGTTCACGATTATCTCAACCAGTATGGTGGGGCGGAGAGGGTGCTGGAGGCTATTCACGGGCTTTTCCCCCAGGCTCCGGTATATACTTTGCTTTATGACCAGGCGAAACTTCCCGATCATTTTAAGCTTTGGGAGATCAGAGCGTCCTTCCTGAACCGGATGCCTGGACGCCGGCGGCATTACCAGAAAATGCTGCCGCTTTTCCCTTTAGCCATTGAAAGCTTTGACCTGAGAGATTACGACATCGTGATCTCCAGTTCTAATGCCTGGGCCAAGGGGGCCGTTACTTCCGGCCGGACTTTTCATCTATGTTACATCCATACCCCCATGCGATTCGTGCGGGACTGGTATCACCACATTCCTTTTGAACACAATGCCCTGACCAATGTCTTTCTTCTGCCATTGTTAAACCGGATCCGGGGGTGGGACACCGCCAGCGCTGCCCGTCCGGATTGCTATATTTCAAATTCCAATGAAGTCCAGGACCGGGTGTCCAAATACTACCGGCGCCCCTCGCAGGTCATTTACCCGCCGGTAAACACCGACTTCTTCCGGCCGGCCGATGCCCCGCCTGGCGGAGATTATTTTCTGACTGTCTCCAGGTTAAAGCCATACAAGAGGCTGGATCTGGCGGTAAAGGCTTTCAACGAGATGGACCTGAAGCTTACCATCGTGGGCGAGGGGAGCGAGCTTAATAAGCTTAAAAAGATGGCCGGCCCCAAGATCAAATTGGCCGGCAGAGTGTCCGACATGCAGTTGCTCAACTATTACCAGAACTGCCGGGCCCTGGTATTTCCCGGCCTGGAGGATTTTGGCATTGCCCCGGTAGAGGCCCAGTCCTGCGGCCGTCCGGTGATTGCCTACGGGAAGGGCGGGTGCCGGGAAACGGTTATTGACAAAGGGACCGGAATACTGTTTTCCCGCCAGACAGAGGCCGGCCTAATGGAAGCGGTCAGATCCTTCAAGCCGGAGGACTTTGACCGGCAGGCCATCAGGCGGCATGCCCTTTCCTTTGACCGGAAGATTTTCGTAGGCAAATTTACCGAGATGTTAGCCAACCAATATTCCAACTTTATCAAAAAAACGGCCTGA
- a CDS encoding sugar transferase produces MKKNWSGLYSWLSVASDMILGLVAGQLLWRLWFVEWGNWLGPQPLEMEQKILVVFSLLLSILLHGGYRNTYKLNRLEQILNIYKSSLVSLFSIILIVFIIKGYRYSRGYIVLYYTVAPFFLSLGRVALFSLNLALMKRGWGIKKAVIAGSSKPAKAILDHLLENRAYGYQIVGFLVGHPQDLSFGYRGVKAIGLHSQCNLAVRDRKVEKIFIPGLTGRLADYSDMLELCRHLKIEVSIISHRFDLLARAAGIYDVAGVAILSQPGPFYARMYPVIKRILDIGLSSLALLLFSPLMLFISLMIKLNSPGPVFFRQQRFGKDSRLYQLMKFRTMRQGTDKIKKDLQHQNEADGPIFKMKDDPRITRVGRWLRRLSLDELPQLINVFRGEMSLVGPRPPLPSEVEHYQKWHKYRLNGPQGMTGLWQVSGRSELSFEEMVLLDIYYLEHWSPMMDIEILIKTIPAVITAKGAY; encoded by the coding sequence ATGAAAAAGAACTGGTCCGGCCTGTATTCCTGGTTGTCGGTGGCCAGCGACATGATATTAGGATTAGTAGCCGGGCAGCTGTTGTGGCGGCTATGGTTTGTGGAATGGGGCAATTGGCTGGGACCGCAACCCCTGGAGATGGAGCAGAAAATTTTGGTGGTTTTTTCCCTTCTGCTCTCGATACTATTGCATGGCGGTTACCGCAATACCTATAAACTGAACCGCCTGGAGCAGATCCTGAACATCTATAAATCATCGCTGGTCAGCCTGTTCTCTATAATTCTAATTGTATTTATAATCAAGGGTTACCGATATTCCCGGGGCTACATCGTGCTCTACTATACCGTGGCTCCTTTCTTTCTGTCGCTGGGCAGGGTAGCTTTGTTTTCGCTTAATCTGGCCCTGATGAAGCGCGGTTGGGGGATAAAGAAGGCCGTCATCGCGGGCAGTAGTAAACCCGCCAAAGCAATACTTGACCACCTTTTGGAAAACCGGGCCTACGGTTATCAAATAGTGGGTTTTTTGGTGGGCCATCCCCAAGACCTTTCCTTCGGCTACCGCGGAGTCAAAGCTATCGGCCTGCACAGCCAATGCAATTTGGCCGTCAGGGACCGGAAGGTTGAAAAGATTTTCATCCCGGGACTTACCGGGCGGCTGGCGGATTATAGCGACATGCTGGAGCTGTGCCGGCATCTGAAAATAGAGGTCAGCATCATTTCCCATCGTTTTGACCTGCTTGCCCGGGCAGCCGGAATATACGATGTGGCCGGGGTGGCAATACTCTCCCAACCCGGGCCCTTCTACGCCAGAATGTACCCGGTTATCAAGCGGATCTTGGATATTGGCCTGTCCAGCCTGGCCCTGCTGTTGTTCAGCCCGCTGATGCTGTTTATTTCCCTTATGATAAAATTGAACTCCCCCGGCCCGGTTTTCTTCCGACAGCAGCGGTTCGGCAAGGATAGCCGACTCTACCAGCTGATGAAATTTCGCACCATGCGCCAGGGGACCGATAAGATCAAAAAAGATCTCCAGCACCAGAACGAAGCCGACGGACCGATATTCAAGATGAAAGACGACCCCCGGATCACCCGGGTGGGCCGCTGGCTGAGGCGGCTGAGCTTGGATGAACTGCCGCAATTGATAAATGTTTTCCGGGGCGAGATGAGCCTGGTGGGCCCGCGTCCGCCGCTTCCTTCCGAGGTCGAGCATTACCAGAAATGGCATAAATACCGGCTGAACGGCCCCCAGGGCATGACCGGACTTTGGCAGGTTTCGGGGCGAAGCGAATTATCTTTCGAGGAAATGGTCCTGCTGGATATCTACTATCTGGAGCACTGGTCCCCTATGATGGACATAGAGATACTCATCAAAACCATCCCGGCGGTGATAACCGCTAAAGGCGCATACTAA
- a CDS encoding MFS transporter — MVRLGWVSLLTDVSSEMLYPIVPIFITSVLGAPLAALGLIEGLAESISNILKIFSGWWSDRAGKRRPFVIGGYSLSTFSKPLLAFAQYLGWPFVLAMRILDRAGKGLRTSARDALIADYTPESQRGKAFGLHRAMDSLGAVLGPLAALFFMSKMNASNPVAQALSYRQVFLWAFVPAALGVIVLFLVKEKPFTARYKKPQFGWKMFGREFKIFIFINLIFAIGNSSDVFLIIRAKDLFTGVSNPIVTVILAYVLYNLTYSMGSYPAGVLADRIGSRKVYALGLLLFGLVYLGFSFNHNPALVWVLFAVYGFYTAFTDGVGKAYASKLAPEDLRATGMGVYHMSTGLATFAASTVAGLLWQAWGFKAAFLYGAGAALLAVAMFVFLVKGKK; from the coding sequence ATAGTCCGGCTGGGCTGGGTCAGCCTGCTGACCGACGTATCCTCGGAGATGTTGTACCCGATCGTGCCGATATTCATCACTTCCGTGCTGGGCGCACCTCTGGCGGCATTGGGGCTGATAGAAGGCCTGGCCGAAAGCATCTCCAATATCCTGAAGATATTTTCCGGCTGGTGGTCCGATCGGGCCGGGAAGAGAAGGCCGTTCGTGATCGGGGGATACTCGCTGTCGACCTTTTCCAAACCGCTGCTGGCTTTTGCCCAATACCTGGGCTGGCCGTTCGTCCTGGCCATGCGCATCCTGGACCGCGCCGGAAAGGGCTTAAGAACCTCGGCCCGCGACGCCCTGATCGCCGATTATACCCCGGAATCGCAAAGGGGCAAAGCCTTCGGATTGCACCGGGCCATGGATTCCCTGGGGGCGGTGTTGGGGCCATTGGCCGCCCTGTTCTTTATGAGCAAAATGAACGCCTCCAATCCCGTCGCCCAGGCCCTGTCATACCGCCAGGTTTTTTTATGGGCCTTCGTCCCCGCAGCGCTGGGAGTGATCGTATTGTTTCTGGTCAAAGAAAAGCCTTTCACTGCCCGTTATAAAAAGCCCCAGTTCGGCTGGAAAATGTTCGGCCGGGAGTTCAAGATATTCATTTTCATCAACCTGATCTTTGCCATCGGAAATTCGTCCGATGTTTTTCTGATCATCAGGGCCAAGGATCTTTTTACCGGCGTGTCAAATCCGATAGTGACGGTCATTCTGGCTTACGTGCTTTATAACCTGACATATTCCATGGGTTCCTACCCCGCCGGGGTGCTGGCCGACCGGATCGGCTCGAGAAAAGTGTATGCCTTGGGACTGTTATTGTTCGGCCTGGTATATCTGGGTTTCTCCTTTAACCATAACCCGGCCCTGGTCTGGGTTTTATTCGCAGTCTACGGGTTCTACACGGCCTTCACCGACGGAGTGGGAAAGGCCTACGCCTCCAAACTGGCGCCGGAAGACTTGCGGGCCACCGGTATGGGCGTATATCACATGTCCACCGGGTTGGCCACCTTTGCCGCCAGCACAGTGGCCGGCTTGCTATGGCAGGCGTGGGGTTTTAAGGCCGCATTTCTTTATGGGGCGGGAGCCGCCCTGCTGGCGGTGGCCATGTTTGTTTTCTTAGTCAAAGGGAAAAAATAA
- a CDS encoding ABC transporter ATP-binding protein gives MSAVIKAINVGRIFKAPKGTIQVLSELTLSVEKGETIAITGASGSGKSTLLQILGCLDRPTAGQVTIAGQDTSKLSDHELASVRNKSIGFVFQFHHLLPEFCAWENVAMPLLVRGQSLIQAEETSRKILNDLGLEERAEHKPNELSGGEQQRVAIARAMVARPLVLLADEPTGNLDRATGQNVAQLLWDLNQKTGIALVIVTHNQEIAQRAPKILELKNGKLWTK, from the coding sequence ATGTCCGCAGTCATAAAGGCCATAAATGTCGGCAGAATATTTAAAGCTCCCAAAGGAACTATTCAGGTCTTATCCGAATTAACTCTTTCCGTCGAAAAAGGAGAGACCATCGCCATCACCGGGGCCTCCGGCTCCGGTAAATCCACCCTGCTGCAAATCCTGGGCTGCCTGGACCGTCCCACCGCCGGTCAGGTGACTATCGCGGGCCAGGACACTTCCAAGCTTTCGGATCATGAACTGGCATCGGTGAGGAATAAAAGCATAGGCTTCGTCTTTCAGTTCCACCATTTGCTGCCGGAATTCTGCGCCTGGGAGAATGTGGCCATGCCGCTGTTGGTGCGGGGCCAGTCCCTGATCCAAGCCGAGGAAACAAGCCGGAAGATCCTTAATGACCTGGGGCTTGAGGAAAGGGCCGAACACAAGCCCAATGAGCTTTCGGGCGGAGAACAGCAGCGGGTGGCCATCGCCAGGGCCATGGTGGCCCGGCCCCTGGTGTTGCTGGCCGATGAACCCACCGGCAATCTGGACCGGGCCACCGGCCAGAATGTGGCCCAGCTTTTATGGGATCTCAACCAAAAAACCGGGATAGCATTGGTGATAGTCACCCACAATCAGGAAATAGCCCAAAGGGCCCCCAAAATACTGGAATTAAAGAACGGAAAACTGTGGACCAAATAA